The Maniola hyperantus chromosome 19, iAphHyp1.2, whole genome shotgun sequence genome has a window encoding:
- the LOC117991001 gene encoding sarcoplasmic calcium-binding proteins II, V, VI, and VII-like: protein MVSDFRKKKLLHVFNSFFDRNASGSIDKSDFDLATENISKMRGWSAGDAKYKEVQSTLLKIWEGLQSRADVDKDGQISEDEWIAMWEEYAKNPASPFEWQTLYCKFIFQLEDASGDGSIDGEEFSSVYASFGLSKDDALAAFRNMSKGKANVSWSEFQELWKEYFTTEDPNAPGNFIFGKTKF, encoded by the coding sequence ATGGTGTCAGACTTCAGAAAGAAGAAGCTTCTTCACGTGTTCAACTCATTCTTCGACAGAAACGCGAGCGGTTCAATTGACAAAAGCGACTTTGATTTGGCAACTGAGAATATTTCTAAAATGCGAGGATGGTCTGCCGGTGATGCTAAGTACAAGGAAGTACAGTCTACTTTGCTGAAGATCTGGGAAGGGCTGCAGAGTCGCGCGGATGTAGACAAAGATGGACAGATCAGTGAGGACGAATGGATCGCAATGTGGGAAGAGTATGCTAAGAACCCAGCTTCTCCCTTTGAATGGCAGACCTTATATTGCAAGTTCATCTTCCAACTTGAAGATGCAAGTGGCGACGGATCTATCGATGGTGAGGAGTTCTCGTCTGTCTACGCATCCTTTGGCCTAAGCAAGGACGATGCTTTAGCCGCCTTCAGGAACATGTCAAAGGGCAAGGCTAACGTATCCTGGAGCGAATTCCAGGAACTGTGGAAGGAGTACTTCACCACAGAAGATCCTAATGCTCCAGGAAACTTCATCTTTGGAAAGACGaagttttag